From the genome of Acidobacteriota bacterium, one region includes:
- a CDS encoding thioesterase family protein, producing MPKRFTIEEHVRWSDIDRAGIIYYGQFLRFFEIAETELFRAVGLPYSEVFDRFDIWLPRVQIHFDFRKPLMLDDPIEVSAYVGRFGTKSLTLRFEVSKKGETDLVADGHVVLACVSRSTFKSIPVPSEVIEALRRYVVE from the coding sequence ATGCCCAAACGATTCACAATCGAAGAGCACGTCCGTTGGTCGGACATCGACCGCGCTGGGATTATCTACTATGGTCAGTTCCTCAGGTTCTTTGAGATCGCCGAGACAGAACTGTTTCGCGCGGTTGGCCTGCCGTATTCAGAAGTCTTTGATCGCTTCGATATCTGGCTTCCGCGGGTGCAGATCCATTTCGACTTTCGCAAACCGCTCATGCTGGACGATCCGATTGAGGTCTCGGCTTATGTCGGCCGTTTCGGGACCAAGTCGCTGACGCTTCGGTTCGAAGTAAGCAAGAAGGGCGAGACAGATCTGGTAGCCGACGGCCACGTCGTGCTTGCCTGTGTGTCGAGATCGACGTTCAAGTCCATTCCTGTACCGAGCGAGGTGATCGAAGCGCTCAGGCGCTACGTTGTTGAATAA
- a CDS encoding TonB-dependent receptor — protein sequence MLPPGSYTLKAQRQGFATAEVSHLKLNVGGHVAINIKLKTGDISESIIVEGGSVVQTESAAIGILVDRQFVENIPLNGRSFHALIELTPGVVLTKSTGAEQGQFSVNGQRNNANYFMIDGVSSNTGIAIGLSLGQTAGGTVPAFNALGTTSNLVSVDALEEFRILTSTYAPEFGRTPGAQVSLLTRSGTNQFHGTVFNYFRNDALDANDWFANSRGLNKPALRQNDFGGVLGGPIIKDQTFFFFSYEGLRLRLPEVRISQVPSLSLRRSALPQIQPFLNAFPIPNGEELQGGFSEFSAGYSDPSSLDATSIRADHTLGSGTTLFGRYNHAPSKAIFRDPELTLNNVGLNSFKTQSSTLGLTQAISPSVSNDFRINYTRTGASTRFVLDQLGGAVPPADSVIFPSFTASRDALFQISLPGTAYLVGKVADNLQRQINVVESLSVLAVGHQFKFGFDYRRLSPISNQSSYSQIVNFSDTSELVSGIAPSVEIGATFGRVFPLFTNVSPYAQDTWKASQRRLTLTFGLRWEYNPPPREKNGNGPFTVSGLDDPATMSLAPIGTPLWRASYKNFAPRLGAAYQLFQSKGFETVLRGGIGLLYDLGTGPAGRAISPFGSGMFLLDVPFPLASEQARPPAFSFDPPYNLFAYDPDMKLPKTYQWNVSIEQSLGPDQAVSISYVAAVGRDLLRLETLSGSNLPNPDFRRLAVVRNAATSDYHALQTKYHRRLSRGLQALASYTWSHSIDGASTETGNNVPAARIEPNVNRGPSDFDVRHSFSGALTYDFPSPALTGIVGAILRNWSVDSMFRARTATPVNVIMSRLLFGVPVVNRPDLVLGVPLYLDDPAVAGGSRINRAAFSIPPPNQQGTLGRNSLRGFPVSQLDLALRRRFNLAERLTLQFRADLFNVMNHPNFADPNPFFNNINLFGQSLQMFGRSLGEGAGLSPLYQIGGPRSIQLALKLQF from the coding sequence ATGCTTCCACCCGGTAGCTACACCTTGAAGGCTCAACGACAGGGATTTGCAACCGCAGAAGTAAGCCACCTCAAACTAAATGTCGGCGGTCATGTTGCAATAAATATCAAACTGAAAACGGGTGACATTAGCGAATCTATCATCGTCGAGGGCGGGTCCGTTGTTCAGACTGAATCTGCCGCTATCGGCATACTGGTCGATCGTCAATTTGTAGAGAATATACCGCTGAATGGGAGGAGTTTTCATGCTCTGATCGAGCTCACGCCGGGAGTTGTCCTTACCAAATCAACCGGTGCAGAACAGGGACAGTTCAGCGTCAACGGGCAGCGCAACAACGCCAATTACTTCATGATTGATGGTGTCAGCTCCAACACTGGTATCGCAATCGGCCTGTCTCTCGGCCAAACTGCCGGAGGGACGGTGCCCGCGTTCAACGCTCTCGGGACCACCAGTAACCTTGTTTCTGTTGATGCCTTGGAAGAGTTCCGAATCCTGACTTCTACATATGCGCCTGAGTTCGGCCGCACGCCTGGTGCCCAGGTTTCGCTCTTAACACGCTCGGGCACAAACCAGTTTCATGGGACTGTCTTTAATTACTTTCGAAATGATGCGCTCGATGCCAACGACTGGTTCGCCAACAGCAGGGGCTTGAATAAGCCGGCGCTGCGTCAGAACGATTTTGGCGGGGTGCTGGGTGGCCCAATCATTAAGGACCAAACATTCTTCTTCTTTTCGTACGAGGGATTGCGTCTGCGCCTGCCGGAGGTTCGCATTAGCCAGGTCCCTTCGTTGAGCCTGCGACGCAGCGCTTTGCCACAGATTCAACCATTCTTGAACGCCTTCCCGATACCTAACGGCGAGGAGCTACAAGGCGGGTTTTCAGAGTTCAGCGCCGGCTATTCAGACCCATCGAGTCTGGACGCTACTAGCATCCGAGCAGATCACACTTTAGGGTCCGGTACAACACTATTTGGCAGATACAACCACGCTCCATCTAAGGCGATTTTCCGGGACCCGGAACTTACTTTGAATAACGTTGGTCTAAATTCATTCAAGACCCAAAGCTCAACGCTGGGGTTAACGCAGGCCATTTCTCCGTCCGTCAGCAATGACTTCCGAATCAATTACACCAGGACCGGCGCAAGCACGAGATTTGTACTGGACCAACTCGGCGGGGCAGTTCCTCCCGCTGACTCAGTCATTTTCCCTTCGTTCACCGCAAGCCGGGATGCCCTTTTTCAGATCTCGCTGCCAGGCACGGCTTACCTCGTTGGAAAGGTTGCGGACAATCTGCAGCGCCAGATCAATGTGGTTGAAAGCCTGTCGGTGCTTGCGGTCGGCCACCAATTCAAATTTGGATTTGATTATAGACGGCTTTCCCCAATATCAAATCAATCGTCGTACTCGCAAATAGTCAATTTCTCTGATACCAGTGAGCTCGTATCGGGCATTGCACCGTCCGTGGAAATTGGGGCAACGTTTGGCAGAGTCTTCCCATTATTCACTAATGTCTCTCCATACGCACAGGACACGTGGAAAGCAAGCCAACGACGACTAACGCTCACTTTCGGACTTCGGTGGGAGTACAATCCGCCTCCCAGAGAGAAAAATGGCAACGGGCCTTTTACCGTCAGCGGCCTTGACGATCCGGCTACCATGAGCCTGGCTCCGATAGGGACCCCACTGTGGCGAGCTTCTTACAAGAACTTTGCTCCGAGGCTGGGCGCAGCATACCAGTTATTTCAGTCGAAGGGATTCGAAACCGTGCTGCGAGGCGGAATTGGGCTCCTTTATGATCTTGGCACCGGTCCAGCGGGAAGAGCCATATCCCCTTTCGGCTCCGGGATGTTCCTGCTTGACGTCCCCTTTCCGCTCGCGAGTGAACAGGCAAGACCGCCCGCTTTCAGCTTCGACCCCCCATACAATTTGTTTGCGTATGATCCTGATATGAAGCTGCCGAAGACGTATCAATGGAACGTGTCAATAGAGCAATCGCTCGGCCCCGACCAGGCAGTTTCAATCTCATATGTGGCCGCGGTGGGCCGCGATCTGCTGCGCCTCGAGACACTGAGCGGCTCTAATCTCCCGAATCCTGATTTCCGCAGATTGGCAGTCGTGAGAAATGCGGCAACGTCGGACTATCACGCTCTGCAAACGAAATATCATCGGCGCTTGTCGCGTGGATTGCAGGCCCTCGCTTCATATACGTGGTCGCACTCGATTGACGGCGCTTCTACCGAGACAGGAAACAATGTTCCCGCAGCCAGGATAGAACCGAACGTAAATCGGGGACCGTCTGACTTTGACGTACGCCATTCATTCTCTGGGGCGCTGACTTACGATTTTCCGTCGCCGGCCCTCACAGGGATTGTCGGCGCGATTCTGCGCAACTGGTCTGTTGATTCTATGTTCAGAGCACGAACAGCCACCCCTGTGAATGTAATTATGAGCAGACTGCTGTTTGGCGTGCCCGTTGTCAATCGTCCCGACCTGGTTCTAGGCGTTCCTCTGTATCTCGATGATCCGGCGGTGGCAGGAGGCAGTCGAATCAACCGGGCTGCGTTTTCGATCCCGCCGCCGAACCAGCAAGGCACTCTGGGCCGTAACAGCTTGCGAGGATTTCCTGTATCTCAGTTGGATCTAGCACTCCGGCGAAGATTCAATCTAGCGGAACGACTGACTCTTCAATTCAGGGCCGATCTCTTCAATGTCATGAACCATCCTAATTTCGCTGATCCAAATCCTTTTTTCAACAACATAAATCTCTTCGGGCAGTCGCTACAAATGTTTGGTCGAAGTCTTGGAGAGGGAGCAGGATTGAGTCCGCTTTATCAAATCGGCGGTCCACGCTCGATTCAATTGGCTTTGAAGTTACAGTTCTGA
- a CDS encoding protein kinase has translation MGEVYLAEDPNLDRRVAIKVLLSGYTPDGKQLYRFQQEARAASALNHPNIITIYEIGQFNGQRFIVSEFIEGKTLRQYLSRDRIPVSRILDISIQVASLLAVAHEAGIIHRDIKPENIMLRSDGYVKVLDFGLAKSIEQQDHRENRRDIEEPVTTPGLLMGTVKYMSPEQARGLNVDSRSDVFSLAVVMYEMVAGRAPFEGETNSDLIATLLKDEPPPLQYYSPDVPHELQRITAKALRKDKQERYETLRSMLIDLQRLKQELELDSRHLRQQNRTGIADLTPSSVQAAVEASGCLTAPSGNIGTIPTLLASKHTTSQVKRGKTKATAISSALLIIVAGIIYAVGWRSSNSRAPFQEMSIRKIIGTDSSRLGAISADGKYLAHVADVRGQSSLWIRRLSTDSDTEIIPPADGVFIGLTFSLDGDYIYYVRGEDEDSGVLYRVAVSGGESQIVMGDVSSAITFSADGKKFALVRMAGEATAIILANADGSGENQLALRKLPEFFNPIAPAWSPDGKVIACPAGRMGKDGYESVVEAQVENGLVKAISRGELENIEQVAWLSDGTGLIVTAAEKETAGRLQIWHLSYPSGAPRRITNDLNGYSRLSLTADSKILVSSRIEMRTSIWHVPNGDASLAKQITDERNTVFRAVCWLPDGRIVAPSNTSGSREIWVMNSDGTDPRKLTSDGLPKFWPTGSADGRYIVFSALDNDASHHIWRMDIDGSDLKRLTNGVGENFPSCSPDGWVIYSSGTGDELTVWKVPIDGGEPIQLVEKPSRFAKVSPDGKLIACQWKDSPAARWRVAVLSFEGGTPVRTLDIPSSINMRWSPDSRALNYIVTRNGVSNIWSQPIDDGPPRQLTDFNSLTAYGFDWSTDGSLICSRGFTVRDLVSITNFY, from the coding sequence ATGGGCGAAGTTTATCTCGCCGAGGACCCGAACCTCGACCGTAGAGTTGCCATCAAGGTGTTGCTCAGTGGTTACACTCCCGATGGAAAGCAACTCTATCGCTTCCAGCAGGAGGCGCGCGCCGCGTCGGCTCTCAACCATCCGAATATCATAACAATCTACGAGATCGGTCAATTCAATGGGCAGCGCTTTATTGTCTCTGAATTCATTGAGGGCAAAACCCTGCGCCAATACTTGAGTCGTGACAGAATTCCAGTCAGCAGAATCCTGGATATATCGATTCAAGTGGCGAGCCTCCTTGCAGTGGCGCATGAGGCGGGAATTATTCACCGTGATATCAAACCTGAAAACATAATGCTGCGCTCAGATGGCTACGTTAAAGTCCTCGACTTTGGACTTGCCAAATCGATCGAGCAGCAAGATCACCGCGAGAATAGGCGCGACATCGAAGAGCCAGTAACTACACCAGGTCTGCTGATGGGCACAGTCAAGTATATGTCGCCCGAGCAGGCGAGAGGCCTGAATGTAGATTCGCGTAGCGACGTGTTCAGCCTCGCAGTGGTTATGTACGAGATGGTCGCGGGCCGCGCGCCATTTGAGGGCGAAACAAACAGCGATCTCATTGCGACTCTACTCAAAGATGAGCCGCCGCCTTTACAGTATTATTCGCCAGATGTGCCACATGAATTACAGCGCATCACCGCAAAAGCCCTCCGAAAAGACAAACAAGAACGCTATGAAACCCTGCGGAGCATGCTGATTGATCTTCAGCGGCTGAAGCAGGAGCTGGAGCTTGACTCTCGCCATCTCAGGCAACAGAACAGAACCGGCATAGCCGACCTGACGCCAAGCAGTGTTCAAGCAGCAGTCGAAGCGTCTGGTTGTTTGACAGCTCCAAGTGGGAACATCGGAACGATCCCAACGCTGCTGGCCAGCAAGCACACTACGAGCCAAGTCAAAAGGGGCAAAACAAAAGCGACGGCAATCTCATCAGCTCTGCTCATCATCGTTGCGGGCATTATCTATGCTGTAGGCTGGAGAAGCAGTAATAGCCGGGCCCCCTTTCAGGAAATGAGCATAAGAAAAATCATCGGAACTGACAGCTCACGACTTGGAGCGATCTCTGCGGATGGGAAATACCTTGCTCACGTCGCAGACGTGCGAGGTCAAAGCAGCCTCTGGATCAGGAGACTTTCCACAGACAGTGATACTGAGATCATTCCGCCTGCCGACGGTGTTTTCATAGGGCTCACGTTCTCGTTGGACGGTGACTATATCTACTATGTCAGGGGTGAGGATGAGGATTCCGGCGTGCTCTACCGGGTAGCGGTGTCCGGAGGTGAGTCCCAAATAGTAATGGGTGACGTAAGTAGTGCCATCACTTTTTCCGCCGACGGGAAGAAGTTCGCTCTCGTCCGGATGGCTGGAGAAGCGACTGCAATCATACTGGCGAACGCCGATGGGTCCGGAGAGAATCAACTCGCCCTGCGCAAATTGCCAGAGTTTTTCAATCCTATCGCGCCGGCCTGGTCACCTGATGGAAAGGTCATCGCGTGCCCAGCCGGGAGAATGGGCAAAGATGGTTACGAAAGTGTGGTAGAAGCGCAGGTAGAGAATGGTCTCGTGAAGGCAATTTCTCGTGGTGAATTGGAAAATATCGAACAGGTTGCGTGGCTCTCAGACGGTACCGGTTTGATTGTGACGGCCGCGGAAAAAGAGACAGCGGGTCGACTTCAAATTTGGCATCTATCATATCCAAGTGGCGCGCCGCGGAGGATAACAAATGATTTGAATGGCTATTCCAGACTCAGCTTGACGGCAGATTCAAAGATCCTTGTCAGTTCGCGGATAGAAATGCGAACCAGTATCTGGCACGTGCCGAATGGAGATGCCAGCCTTGCTAAACAGATCACAGACGAAAGAAATACTGTTTTCAGAGCGGTTTGCTGGCTACCCGATGGCAGAATCGTAGCTCCCTCAAACACGAGCGGCAGTCGTGAAATCTGGGTGATGAATTCTGATGGAACGGATCCTAGGAAGTTGACCTCTGATGGCTTGCCAAAATTTTGGCCCACAGGCTCGGCTGATGGTCGCTATATTGTATTCTCCGCTCTCGACAACGACGCCTCGCATCACATTTGGAGAATGGATATTGATGGCAGCGATCTTAAACGGTTGACCAACGGTGTCGGCGAGAATTTTCCCAGTTGTTCACCGGACGGATGGGTGATTTATTCATCTGGCACTGGAGATGAGCTAACGGTCTGGAAAGTCCCAATTGATGGTGGCGAGCCCATACAATTGGTCGAAAAGCCTTCAAGATTTGCAAAGGTGTCGCCAGACGGGAAGCTAATCGCCTGCCAGTGGAAGGATAGTCCTGCCGCTCGGTGGAGAGTAGCGGTGCTTTCATTTGAAGGAGGCACGCCCGTAAGAACACTCGACATTCCGTCAAGCATCAATATGCGCTGGTCTCCAGACAGTCGCGCCCTGAACTACATCGTTACTCGCAACGGGGTCTCAAACATCTGGAGTCAGCCGATAGATGACGGGCCACCGCGGCAGCTAACAGATTTCAACTCACTCACGGCGTATGGATTCGACTGGTCAACGGACGGCAGTCTCATCTGCTCGAGAGGCTTTACCGTGCGTGATTTGGTCTCGATAACAAACTTTTACTGA
- a CDS encoding peptidyl-prolyl cis-trans isomerase, with amino-acid sequence MISLTKVKHARLILLSFLIPMILCCRAGGDRSPVIATLNGHDIRRDEFERFLQLKMGEFSGAEGSSSLPSEVLDEYLKRRLVLDDAARLGLSVLSSEIDQTTQDNPQMKSSVTSAAAREELARDLLVEKYYRQVALRDVRVSPEEVQQYVEKNQSRLTDRPGFLVREIRVQSREEADRLRGEVTEGRRDFASVARLHSDAPNAEQSGLDRYDEGQLPEVLEKAVGQLGPGDVSPVIESNYGFHIFKLEQRIQPHAIEERRSKLDDRRAQLTEELIALKNQQAVDKTIERLTSEATIKINDAALGFTYTGQLRHN; translated from the coding sequence GTGATAAGCTTAACCAAAGTGAAGCACGCTCGATTGATCTTGTTGTCTTTTTTGATTCCGATGATCTTGTGCTGTCGAGCGGGCGGCGATCGTTCTCCGGTGATTGCAACATTGAACGGGCACGACATACGGCGCGATGAGTTCGAGCGTTTTCTCCAATTGAAGATGGGCGAGTTCAGCGGCGCCGAAGGTTCCAGTTCGCTTCCAAGCGAGGTGCTTGACGAGTACCTGAAGCGCCGGCTGGTGCTCGACGACGCGGCGCGCCTGGGGCTCAGCGTGCTCAGCTCCGAGATCGATCAGACAACGCAAGACAACCCGCAAATGAAGTCTTCGGTCACCAGCGCCGCTGCTCGCGAAGAGCTAGCTCGCGATTTGCTGGTTGAAAAATACTACCGCCAGGTTGCGCTGCGCGATGTGCGGGTTTCCCCGGAAGAAGTCCAGCAGTACGTCGAGAAGAACCAGTCGCGACTCACCGATCGTCCGGGTTTCCTGGTGCGCGAGATTCGCGTTCAGTCTCGAGAGGAGGCTGATCGATTGCGCGGCGAGGTTACCGAAGGCCGCCGCGACTTCGCCTCCGTGGCGCGGCTTCATTCCGATGCTCCAAACGCCGAGCAAAGCGGGCTCGATCGCTACGACGAAGGCCAGCTTCCGGAGGTGCTTGAAAAGGCGGTGGGCCAACTCGGGCCCGGCGACGTTAGCCCGGTGATCGAATCCAACTACGGCTTTCACATTTTCAAACTGGAGCAACGCATTCAGCCTCATGCGATTGAAGAGCGGCGCTCGAAGCTCGACGACCGCCGCGCGCAGTTGACCGAAGAGCTGATCGCCCTGAAGAACCAGCAGGCGGTCGATAAGACGATCGAGCGCCTCACATCGGAGGCGACGATCAAAATCAACGACGCGGCTCTGGGCTTCACATACACGGGACAGCTCAGGCATAATTGA
- a CDS encoding SurA N-terminal domain-containing protein has translation MKFIITTLAIGFVLAFATTARAQDPELVNEIVARVNNDIVTLADYLNGLRDFKEELVRQMAGKSEAEIKAEFERLKSSVLDYIIDDLLLEQKAKELNLDVEAEVNQRMKEIAAQNGSPNVLAFENELKKQGVDPETARASIRKQLQQQYVIQREVLSPIFQRLNDKDKRDFYDKHKEGFTVPGEVTLSEIFLPLEGHTAAEVDQRAKRLVAELRAGKDFAVAVQENSPAGRASRAQNGKLGVFKQGELKEDIAAAISTLKTGEVTEPLRLQDGFQIIRLDDRKAANLRAFEEPDVQSAIGRAATMERADDARKKYLKKLREDAFIKIADGYVTAQAKPADKTDKN, from the coding sequence ATGAAGTTCATCATAACGACCCTGGCGATCGGGTTCGTGCTCGCGTTCGCGACAACCGCACGCGCGCAGGACCCGGAACTGGTCAACGAAATCGTCGCCCGCGTCAATAACGATATCGTCACTCTCGCTGACTACCTGAATGGGCTCCGCGACTTTAAGGAAGAACTCGTTCGGCAGATGGCAGGCAAGAGCGAAGCCGAGATCAAGGCGGAATTCGAGCGGCTCAAGTCTTCGGTGCTCGACTACATCATCGATGATCTGCTCCTCGAGCAAAAGGCCAAGGAGCTCAACCTCGACGTCGAGGCCGAGGTTAACCAGCGGATGAAAGAGATAGCGGCTCAGAACGGGTCTCCTAACGTACTCGCTTTCGAAAACGAGCTCAAGAAGCAAGGCGTAGATCCGGAAACCGCGAGGGCGTCGATTCGCAAGCAACTTCAACAGCAGTACGTCATTCAACGCGAAGTGCTTTCGCCGATCTTCCAGCGCTTGAACGACAAGGACAAACGCGACTTTTACGACAAGCATAAGGAGGGGTTCACTGTGCCGGGCGAGGTGACGCTTTCGGAAATCTTCCTGCCCCTGGAGGGTCACACCGCCGCCGAAGTGGATCAAAGAGCTAAACGTTTGGTCGCCGAGCTTCGCGCCGGCAAGGACTTCGCCGTCGCGGTGCAGGAGAACTCGCCAGCGGGCCGCGCTTCTCGAGCGCAGAATGGCAAGCTCGGGGTCTTCAAGCAGGGCGAGCTTAAAGAAGACATTGCCGCCGCAATCTCAACTCTCAAAACCGGAGAGGTAACCGAACCGTTGAGACTCCAGGACGGATTTCAGATAATTCGCCTGGACGATCGCAAGGCTGCTAACCTGCGCGCGTTTGAAGAACCCGATGTGCAGAGTGCCATCGGCCGGGCGGCGACGATGGAACGCGCGGACGACGCTCGCAAGAAGTATCTGAAGAAGTTGCGCGAGGACGCCTTCATCAAGATCGCGGACGGTTACGTTACTGCTCAAGCCAAGCCCGCCGATAAGACGGACAAGAACTAG
- a CDS encoding amidohydrolase family protein, giving the protein MKNRIALLIPLWLILVFVFPQPQAAQATADPQLVAEIAKIKAIDNHAHPLRFVPEGDKPDDEYDALPLEGLEPFALPPRLNPANPEYIGAWRALYGYKHDDMSEAHVKELMAAKQRVMRERGDGYPAWVLDQIGIETMFANRVAMGRGLQAPRYRWVSFVDALMVPLNNEAARRSNPDYRVFYLGEDQLLKRYLAESRIDSLPATLDEYVKKVVTATLERQKRDGAVAVKFEAAYLRRLDFDDAPETEARRVYAKYVKGGEPPAIEYRSLQDYLFRYIAREAGRLGLAVHIHAIDGVGSFYKQSGSNPLLLESAFNDPGLRKTSFVIVHGGYPFTKQTASLMSKSNVYADFSAQTFLLYARALSDVLRNWLEFYPDKVLFGTDAFALTPEIGWEEGGWLAITSARQALALALTGMLNDGEITRERAIELARMVMRDNAVKLYGLKSQ; this is encoded by the coding sequence ATGAAAAACAGAATCGCCCTGTTAATTCCGCTCTGGTTGATCCTCGTTTTCGTTTTCCCTCAACCACAAGCTGCGCAGGCAACTGCCGATCCTCAGCTTGTCGCCGAGATCGCAAAGATCAAAGCCATCGACAATCACGCGCACCCGTTGCGGTTCGTCCCTGAAGGAGACAAACCTGATGACGAATACGACGCTCTGCCTCTGGAGGGGCTCGAACCGTTCGCGCTGCCGCCGCGACTCAATCCCGCCAATCCGGAATACATCGGCGCCTGGCGAGCTCTATACGGATATAAGCACGATGACATGAGCGAGGCGCACGTTAAGGAGTTGATGGCAGCCAAACAACGCGTTATGCGCGAGCGCGGCGACGGCTATCCCGCATGGGTGCTGGACCAAATCGGCATAGAGACGATGTTTGCCAACCGTGTAGCCATGGGGCGTGGCCTTCAAGCGCCTCGTTATCGATGGGTTTCATTCGTCGACGCGCTGATGGTCCCGCTCAACAATGAGGCAGCGCGCAGGTCGAATCCTGACTATCGAGTCTTCTATCTGGGCGAAGACCAATTGTTGAAACGCTACCTGGCGGAATCAAGAATAGACTCGCTTCCCGCGACCCTCGATGAGTATGTGAAAAAAGTTGTGACCGCGACGCTTGAACGCCAGAAACGCGACGGCGCGGTAGCCGTGAAGTTCGAAGCGGCATATCTGCGCCGGCTCGATTTCGATGATGCGCCGGAGACCGAAGCTCGGCGCGTCTACGCTAAGTACGTCAAAGGCGGCGAGCCCCCGGCAATCGAATACAGGTCGCTGCAGGATTATCTTTTTCGCTACATTGCGCGTGAAGCCGGCCGCCTGGGCTTGGCCGTTCACATTCACGCCATCGATGGCGTCGGCAGTTTCTACAAGCAGAGCGGCAGCAATCCATTGCTTCTCGAATCGGCGTTCAACGATCCTGGCTTGAGGAAGACCAGCTTCGTCATAGTGCACGGCGGTTATCCGTTCACCAAGCAGACGGCATCGCTGATGAGCAAATCGAACGTCTATGCGGACTTCTCGGCGCAAACGTTTCTGCTCTACGCGCGTGCGCTCAGCGACGTGTTGCGCAACTGGCTCGAGTTCTATCCCGACAAAGTGCTGTTCGGCACCGACGCGTTTGCGCTCACCCCTGAGATTGGATGGGAGGAGGGAGGATGGCTCGCGATCACCAGCGCGCGACAGGCGCTGGCGCTGGCGCTGACCGGGATGCTGAATGACGGCGAGATCACTCGCGAGCGCGCGATTGAATTGGCCCGGATGGTGATGCGCGATAATGCCGTCAAGCTGTACGGCTTGAAATCTCAATGA
- the speY gene encoding deoxyhypusine synthase — protein MANRHNFLGGAAIDPKPVTGSMTVAELVDTAFLAYNAARLREACRLFVEKMLEDDVTIGMSLTGALTPAGLGMSAIIPLIENGFVDWIVSTGANAYHDTHFGIGLRMHRGNPQTSDVVLREEGIVRIYDIFFEYDVLLSTDEFYRKMIEGPEFQREMSTAEFHHLAGKYVAERERVLGIGRKSLLAAAHDAAVPVYTSSPGDSSIGMNVAAKALTGNKLRYDVNADVNETAAIVLDAKRSGGKSAVLIFGGGSPKNFLLQTEPQIQEVLKIEEKGHDYFLQVTDARPDTGGLSGATPSEAVSWGKIDPDRLPDAVVCYLDSTIALPIITSYALARHKPRQLKRLYDRRAEMMKLLTDEHARALSNEPAPAHEAHSLDRIR, from the coding sequence ATGGCAAACAGACACAACTTCCTGGGCGGCGCCGCAATTGATCCGAAGCCCGTGACCGGCTCGATGACCGTGGCCGAACTTGTCGACACGGCTTTTCTAGCTTACAACGCGGCGCGGCTACGCGAGGCGTGCCGGCTCTTCGTCGAGAAGATGCTCGAAGACGATGTGACCATCGGAATGAGCCTGACTGGAGCGCTGACCCCCGCAGGTCTGGGCATGTCGGCAATCATCCCGCTCATCGAGAATGGCTTTGTCGATTGGATTGTCTCAACGGGTGCCAATGCCTATCACGACACCCACTTCGGGATTGGGCTTCGAATGCACCGGGGCAATCCGCAGACCAGCGACGTTGTACTCCGCGAAGAGGGGATTGTTCGCATCTACGACATATTCTTCGAGTACGACGTGTTGCTGTCGACCGACGAGTTCTATCGCAAGATGATCGAAGGGCCGGAGTTCCAACGGGAAATGAGCACCGCCGAGTTTCACCACCTCGCGGGCAAGTACGTCGCCGAACGCGAACGCGTGCTGGGGATCGGGCGCAAGAGCCTGCTTGCGGCGGCGCACGACGCGGCTGTTCCCGTTTACACCTCTTCGCCCGGCGACAGCTCGATCGGAATGAACGTCGCGGCAAAGGCGCTTACCGGCAACAAGCTGCGCTACGATGTGAACGCAGATGTAAACGAAACCGCGGCAATCGTTCTCGACGCCAAACGCAGCGGTGGCAAATCAGCGGTGTTGATCTTTGGCGGAGGTAGCCCAAAGAATTTCCTGCTTCAAACCGAGCCGCAGATTCAAGAAGTGCTGAAGATCGAAGAGAAGGGTCACGATTACTTCTTGCAGGTGACCGACGCTCGGCCCGACACCGGCGGCCTGTCGGGCGCGACTCCGAGCGAAGCGGTAAGCTGGGGCAAGATCGACCCCGACCGCTTGCCCGACGCCGTTGTGTGCTATCTCGATTCGACGATCGCGCTGCCGATCATTACGTCATACGCGCTGGCTCGTCACAAGCCCCGACAGCTCAAGCGTCTTTACGACCGTCGCGCTGAGATGATGAAGCTGCTGACAGACGAACATGCTCGCGCGCTTTCAAATGAACCGGCTCCCGCCCATGAAGCGCACAGCCTCGATCGAATCAGATAG
- a CDS encoding RNA-binding S4 domain-containing protein, giving the protein MRLDNFLKLSRLVPRRTLAQEACEAGAVKVNGLRAKSAHEVREGDLLSIRQRGRMTTVRVLKVPSKPPPKREAAALCETVSIESYNVD; this is encoded by the coding sequence ATGCGCCTCGACAACTTCCTTAAGCTGTCACGACTCGTGCCTCGCAGAACACTGGCCCAGGAGGCGTGCGAAGCAGGCGCCGTGAAAGTAAACGGCTTGCGTGCAAAGAGCGCGCACGAAGTACGAGAAGGAGATCTCCTTTCAATCAGGCAGCGCGGCCGAATGACTACCGTGCGCGTGCTCAAGGTCCCGTCGAAACCGCCGCCCAAGCGTGAGGCGGCGGCGCTGTGCGAGACAGTGAGCATCGAATCATACAACGTCGATTAA